Proteins from a genomic interval of Geodermatophilus obscurus DSM 43160:
- a CDS encoding HhH-GPD-type base excision DNA repair protein, whose protein sequence is MPIVTIAQDPAADELLGRDPLALLLGMLFDQQFPMERAFAGPRLLADRMGVDTLSAADLADADPEQLAKAFQGPPAIHRYPGSMAARTQAVCRLLVERYDGRAERLWADVPDGATLLQRIGQLPGFGAQKAKILVALLGKQYGVTPPGWREAAGDYGREGARRSVADVTGPESLAEVRAFKQEAKRAAKAAVTS, encoded by the coding sequence GTGCCCATCGTGACCATCGCCCAGGACCCGGCGGCCGACGAACTGCTCGGCCGGGACCCGCTCGCGCTGCTGCTGGGCATGCTGTTCGACCAACAGTTCCCCATGGAGCGCGCCTTCGCCGGGCCCCGGCTGCTGGCCGACCGGATGGGCGTCGACACCCTCTCCGCCGCCGATCTGGCCGACGCCGACCCCGAGCAGCTCGCGAAGGCCTTCCAGGGCCCGCCGGCGATCCACCGCTACCCGGGCTCGATGGCCGCCCGCACCCAGGCGGTGTGCCGGCTGCTCGTGGAGCGCTACGACGGCCGTGCCGAGCGGCTCTGGGCCGACGTGCCGGACGGCGCCACCCTGCTGCAGCGGATCGGGCAGCTGCCCGGCTTCGGCGCGCAGAAGGCGAAGATCCTCGTCGCGCTGCTCGGCAAGCAGTACGGCGTCACCCCGCCGGGCTGGCGGGAGGCCGCCGGCGACTACGGCCGGGAGGGGGCCCGGCGCTCGGTCGCCGACGTCACCGGCCCCGAGTCGCTGGCCGAGGTGCGGGCGTTCAAGCAGGAGGCCAAGCGGGCGGCGAAGGCGGCTGTGACCTCCTGA
- a CDS encoding YihY/virulence factor BrkB family protein has protein sequence MRTVLPGGRPADAGHPEDGADDAPAGATAVPAEYGTRVRGRLARWPAPLRVPLQVLGRTVAKAWHDRILGLSAEAAFWQILSVPPLLIGLLGTLGYLGTFIGDASVARIEAELVRASTEVLTPDVVEGLVQPTLDDILGSGRLDLVSVGFLLSLWAGSSATATFMNTVVIAYDQRDVRGPIRTRLKALWLFVVGLLLAVVTLPLLVLGRGVLVSLLPADWRGTATVLVNAVYWPVVLVGLLLALTSFYHVVLPRRLPWHRHLPGTVLAVAFFVVTALATRTYVADILTTTLPYGALATPIAVLLFCFFFGMSVLLGAELNATIQARWPAPLRRHQRRSQDRRAAKLERARAAQG, from the coding sequence GTGCGCACCGTCCTGCCCGGGGGCCGACCGGCCGACGCCGGACACCCCGAGGACGGCGCCGACGACGCCCCGGCCGGAGCGACCGCCGTCCCCGCGGAGTACGGCACGCGTGTGCGCGGACGGCTGGCCCGCTGGCCGGCTCCGCTGCGGGTACCGCTGCAGGTGCTCGGTCGGACGGTGGCCAAGGCCTGGCACGACCGCATCCTGGGGCTCTCCGCCGAGGCGGCGTTCTGGCAGATCCTCTCGGTGCCGCCGCTGCTGATCGGTCTGCTCGGCACGCTGGGCTACCTCGGCACCTTCATCGGCGACGCCTCGGTCGCCCGCATCGAGGCCGAGCTGGTCCGCGCCTCCACCGAGGTGCTCACGCCGGACGTCGTCGAGGGGCTGGTGCAGCCCACGCTCGACGACATCCTCGGCTCCGGGCGGCTGGACCTGGTGAGCGTCGGCTTCCTGCTCTCGCTGTGGGCGGGCTCCTCGGCCACGGCGACGTTCATGAACACCGTCGTCATCGCCTACGACCAGCGCGACGTGCGCGGCCCGATCCGCACGCGGCTCAAGGCGCTGTGGCTGTTCGTCGTCGGACTGCTGCTGGCGGTGGTCACGTTGCCGCTGCTGGTGCTCGGCCGGGGGGTGCTGGTCTCCCTGTTGCCGGCCGACTGGCGGGGCACCGCGACCGTGCTGGTCAACGCCGTGTACTGGCCGGTGGTGCTCGTCGGCCTGCTGCTGGCGCTGACCAGCTTCTACCACGTGGTGCTGCCACGGCGGCTGCCCTGGCACCGGCACCTGCCGGGGACCGTGCTGGCCGTCGCCTTCTTCGTCGTCACCGCGCTGGCCACCCGCACCTACGTGGCCGACATCCTCACCACCACGCTGCCCTACGGGGCACTGGCCACCCCGATCGCCGTGCTGCTGTTCTGCTTCTTCTTCGGGATGTCGGTGCTGCTGGGCGCGGAGCTCAACGCGACCATCCAGGCCCGCTGGCCCGCCCCGCTGCGCCGGCACCAACGGCGCAGCCAGGACCGCCGGGCCGCCAAGCTCGAGCGCGCCAGAGCAGCCCAGGGCTGA
- a CDS encoding VanW family protein produces MPPQTPAPHAQQSPTGQTPEQPDHTAPIGDAEGLSDETRPVPRDRGPIGPDVPGPATGTPPPATRTPATRTPATPAAGADGPATAGATPGPAVEDGETQDIRLAPDEAPGQLPPPAADADDRTGVLPPVPADGPAETPAPPTPSGSDDSGGDGSGPDDGVGQPHRPWWRRPAVVTPVAAVSVLAAAYGADLLVAGSDVPRNTVVAGVDLGGLSPAAATERLETELAPRVVADHVVLADDVEGTLSPATAGITLDVEGTVEAATEQPLNPWTRLVTLVSDREVAPVITGEDTALAAQIDGIAEQVDRAPADATIAIEGTTASVVEPVPGRTLDRKGAAEAVTAALASGGDPSTPIELPVDVTEVSVDVAAAQRVLDETVTPGLAASVTVSSQDGATSVEVPETAIAASLTFTPQEDGELAVAVDPAALEEAMGDDFAEFGTPAEDARFELSGDSVSIVPSVDGTGVDPAALATHLLEVLPQPAPRTVTADLGPVPAEFSTAEAEALGIREEISSFTTNFTSAASGTNIRVAAAELDGALVRPGDTFSLNDHTGPRGTAQGYVEAGVISNGAFTTGVGGGVSQVATTMFNAVFFAGLEDVYHKPHSYYISRYPAGREATVYYDSIDLQWRNDSDTGVYVDTQWTPNSLTVTFYGTKRYDVESISSDRYNLRQPVVQEKPDDGSCSPQGGSTGFDITVTRVFKDPASGAEVKREDFRTRYAAEPVIRCVPVAAPATPPAPDGAAPVPAPGG; encoded by the coding sequence ATGCCCCCGCAGACCCCTGCGCCCCACGCCCAGCAGTCGCCCACCGGGCAGACGCCGGAGCAGCCGGACCACACCGCCCCGATCGGGGACGCCGAGGGCCTGTCCGACGAGACCCGGCCGGTGCCGCGCGACCGGGGTCCGATCGGCCCCGACGTCCCCGGCCCGGCCACCGGCACCCCGCCGCCCGCCACCCGGACGCCCGCCACCCGGACGCCCGCCACGCCGGCTGCCGGTGCCGACGGCCCGGCGACGGCCGGGGCCACCCCGGGGCCGGCCGTCGAGGACGGCGAGACCCAGGACATCCGTCTCGCGCCCGACGAGGCCCCCGGGCAGCTCCCGCCGCCCGCCGCGGACGCCGACGACCGCACCGGCGTCCTGCCGCCGGTGCCGGCGGACGGTCCGGCGGAGACCCCCGCCCCTCCCACCCCATCCGGTTCCGACGACTCCGGCGGTGACGGCAGCGGTCCGGACGACGGCGTCGGGCAGCCCCACCGTCCCTGGTGGCGCCGCCCGGCCGTGGTGACCCCCGTCGCGGCGGTGAGCGTCCTGGCCGCCGCGTACGGGGCGGACCTCCTGGTCGCCGGCAGCGACGTCCCCCGCAACACCGTCGTGGCCGGCGTCGACCTCGGCGGCCTCTCCCCCGCCGCGGCCACCGAGCGGCTGGAGACCGAGCTCGCGCCGCGCGTGGTCGCCGACCACGTGGTCCTGGCCGACGACGTGGAAGGCACCCTCTCCCCCGCCACCGCCGGCATCACCCTCGACGTCGAGGGCACCGTCGAGGCTGCCACCGAGCAGCCGCTGAACCCCTGGACCCGCCTGGTCACCCTCGTCTCCGACCGCGAGGTCGCCCCGGTCATCACCGGCGAGGACACCGCGCTGGCCGCCCAGATCGACGGGATCGCCGAACAGGTCGACCGCGCCCCGGCCGACGCCACCATCGCCATCGAGGGGACGACGGCCAGCGTCGTCGAGCCGGTGCCCGGACGCACCCTGGACCGCAAGGGTGCCGCCGAGGCGGTCACCGCCGCGCTGGCCTCCGGCGGCGACCCCAGCACCCCCATCGAGCTGCCCGTCGACGTCACCGAGGTGTCGGTGGACGTCGCGGCGGCGCAGCGGGTCCTGGACGAGACGGTCACCCCGGGGCTGGCGGCTTCGGTCACGGTGTCCAGCCAGGACGGCGCCACCTCCGTCGAGGTGCCCGAGACCGCGATCGCGGCGTCGCTGACCTTCACGCCGCAGGAGGACGGCGAGCTCGCCGTCGCCGTCGACCCGGCGGCGCTGGAGGAGGCGATGGGCGACGACTTCGCCGAGTTCGGCACCCCGGCCGAGGACGCCCGCTTCGAGCTGTCCGGCGACTCCGTCTCGATCGTCCCGTCGGTCGACGGCACCGGCGTCGACCCGGCCGCGCTCGCGACCCACCTGCTGGAGGTCCTGCCGCAGCCGGCGCCCCGCACGGTCACCGCCGACCTGGGTCCGGTGCCGGCGGAGTTCAGCACCGCCGAGGCGGAGGCGCTGGGCATCCGCGAGGAGATCAGCAGCTTCACCACGAACTTCACCAGCGCGGCCAGCGGCACCAACATCCGGGTGGCCGCCGCCGAGCTCGACGGCGCGCTGGTGCGGCCCGGCGACACCTTCAGCCTCAACGACCACACCGGCCCGCGCGGCACCGCGCAGGGCTACGTCGAGGCCGGCGTCATCAGCAACGGCGCGTTCACCACCGGCGTCGGCGGTGGCGTCAGCCAGGTCGCCACCACGATGTTCAACGCCGTCTTCTTCGCCGGCCTCGAGGACGTCTACCACAAGCCGCACAGCTACTACATCAGCCGCTACCCGGCCGGCCGCGAGGCGACGGTGTACTACGACTCGATCGACCTGCAGTGGCGCAACGACAGCGACACCGGCGTCTACGTGGACACCCAGTGGACGCCGAACTCGCTCACGGTCACCTTCTACGGGACCAAGCGGTACGACGTCGAGTCGATCAGCAGCGACCGCTACAACCTCCGCCAGCCGGTCGTGCAGGAGAAGCCGGACGACGGCAGCTGCAGCCCCCAGGGCGGCTCCACCGGGTTCGACATCACCGTCACCCGGGTGTTCAAGGACCCGGCCAGCGGCGCGGAGGTCAAGCGCGAGGACTTCCGCACCCGGTACGCCGCCGAGCCGGTGATCCGGTGCGTGCCGGTGGCCGCCCCGGCCACTCCGCCGGCACCCGACGGCGCCGCCCCGGTCCCGGCGCCCGGCGGCTGA
- a CDS encoding DUF7455 domain-containing protein, whose amino-acid sequence MTQMTQTLTTTPPADDLVVPFHCDRCGALAKVRVVLASGSDLVFCGHHAREYEGKLRDIAVDIIETDGEQRLSH is encoded by the coding sequence ATGACCCAGATGACCCAGACGCTGACGACGACCCCGCCCGCCGACGACCTCGTCGTTCCCTTCCACTGTGACCGCTGTGGCGCACTGGCCAAGGTGCGGGTGGTCCTCGCCAGCGGTAGCGACCTCGTCTTCTGCGGGCACCACGCCCGTGAGTACGAGGGCAAGCTCCGCGACATCGCCGTCGACATCATCGAGACTGACGGCGAGCAGCGCCTCAGCCACTGA
- a CDS encoding DUF3039 domain-containing protein — MSSTDILEKPDVREGDTGNANEVFHYVRKNKIAESAVMGTMVEALCGEVFPVTKSPKPGSPVCPACKEVYEQLRK; from the coding sequence GTGAGCAGCACCGACATCCTCGAGAAGCCCGACGTCCGCGAGGGCGACACCGGCAACGCCAACGAGGTCTTCCACTACGTGCGCAAGAACAAGATCGCCGAGAGCGCGGTCATGGGCACGATGGTCGAGGCCCTGTGCGGCGAGGTCTTCCCGGTGACCAAGAGCCCGAAGCCCGGCAGCCCGGTGTGCCCGGCCTGCAAGGAGGTCTACGAGCAGCTGCGCAAGTAG
- the dtd gene encoding D-aminoacyl-tRNA deacylase — protein sequence MRAVVSRVGTAAVTVEGAVVGEIGRGLLALVGVGREDDAERARTLARKVHELRVFPTDDGARSVGDLGLPVLVVSQFTLYADTRRGRRPSWADAAPGETAEPLVEEVVAELRRRGSEVATGVFGARMLVSSVNEGPMTLLLEV from the coding sequence GTGCGCGCGGTGGTGAGCAGGGTCGGTACGGCAGCCGTGACCGTGGAGGGCGCGGTCGTCGGCGAGATCGGCCGCGGGCTGCTGGCGCTGGTCGGGGTGGGCCGTGAGGACGACGCGGAGCGGGCCCGGACGCTGGCGCGCAAGGTGCACGAGCTGCGGGTCTTCCCCACCGACGACGGCGCCCGGTCGGTGGGCGACCTCGGCCTGCCGGTGCTCGTCGTCAGCCAGTTCACGCTGTACGCCGACACGCGCCGGGGACGGCGTCCCTCCTGGGCCGACGCCGCTCCCGGCGAGACGGCCGAGCCGCTGGTCGAGGAGGTGGTCGCCGAGCTGCGCCGCCGCGGCAGCGAGGTCGCCACGGGGGTCTTCGGAGCGCGCATGCTGGTGTCGTCGGTCAACGAGGGACCGATGACCTTGCTCCTGGAAGTCTGA
- a CDS encoding DUF3099 domain-containing protein, which translates to MASSQQPARPRRPEPVLITEAEPSLAEQHAARKRRYVLTMLVRGVSLVLAAVFYQVLWLALIFAVLGTVLPWVAVMMANDRPPKKKVDVNRYTPPRPDRILENPVRPGRVIDH; encoded by the coding sequence GTGGCCTCGAGCCAGCAGCCCGCGCGACCCCGCCGGCCGGAGCCGGTGCTCATCACTGAGGCCGAACCGAGCCTGGCCGAGCAGCACGCCGCCCGGAAGCGGCGCTATGTGCTCACCATGCTCGTCCGTGGCGTGAGCCTCGTGCTGGCGGCGGTCTTCTACCAGGTCCTGTGGCTGGCGCTCATCTTCGCCGTGCTGGGCACCGTGCTGCCCTGGGTCGCGGTGATGATGGCCAACGACCGGCCGCCGAAGAAGAAGGTCGACGTCAACCGCTACACACCGCCGCGACCGGACCGGATCCTGGAGAACCCGGTGCGCCCGGGGCGGGTCATCGACCACTGA
- the sigB gene encoding RNA polymerase sigma factor SigB, with translation MTLLQSSTTDTLEVRSSRREPDTSGLVSTDLVRVYLNTIGKTALLTAEQEVELSKRIEAGLYAERLLTERQLTPALQRDYKALAADGKAAKRHLLEANLRLVVSVAKRYTGHGMTFLDLIQEGNVGLIRAVEKFDYTKGFKFSTYATWWIRQAITRAMADSGRTIRLPVHLAEQVNKVVRTRRRIHQELEREPTAEELGLELDMTPERITELLEYSRDLVSLDQTVGADEESRLGDFIEDADAAVAEDAVAFQMMKGDVRNVLSTLEERERDVVVLRFGLDGGQPRTLEQIGKQFGLSRERVRQIERETMAKLRDPQRADALRDYLA, from the coding sequence GTGACGCTGCTGCAGTCTTCCACCACTGACACCCTCGAGGTCCGCTCGTCGCGCCGCGAGCCGGACACCAGCGGGCTGGTCTCGACCGACCTCGTCCGGGTGTACCTCAACACCATCGGCAAGACGGCGCTGCTCACCGCCGAGCAGGAGGTCGAGCTCTCCAAGCGCATCGAGGCCGGTCTGTACGCCGAGCGCCTGCTGACCGAGCGGCAGCTGACCCCTGCTCTGCAGCGGGACTACAAGGCGCTGGCCGCCGACGGCAAGGCCGCCAAGCGGCACTTGCTGGAGGCCAACCTGCGCCTGGTCGTCTCGGTGGCCAAGCGCTACACCGGCCACGGCATGACGTTCCTGGACCTCATCCAGGAGGGCAACGTCGGCCTGATCCGCGCGGTCGAGAAGTTCGACTACACCAAGGGCTTCAAGTTCTCGACCTACGCGACGTGGTGGATTCGCCAGGCGATCACCCGCGCGATGGCCGACTCCGGCCGCACCATCCGGCTGCCCGTGCACCTCGCCGAGCAGGTCAACAAGGTGGTGCGCACCCGGCGCCGGATCCACCAGGAGCTGGAGCGCGAGCCCACCGCCGAGGAGCTGGGTCTCGAGCTCGACATGACCCCGGAGCGGATCACCGAGCTGCTGGAGTACTCCCGCGACCTGGTGTCGCTGGACCAGACCGTCGGTGCCGACGAGGAGTCCCGGCTCGGTGACTTCATCGAGGACGCCGACGCCGCGGTCGCCGAGGACGCCGTGGCCTTCCAGATGATGAAGGGCGACGTGCGCAACGTGCTGTCCACGCTGGAGGAGCGGGAGCGCGACGTGGTCGTGCTGCGCTTCGGCCTGGACGGCGGCCAGCCGCGCACGCTGGAGCAGATCGGCAAGCAGTTCGGTCTCTCCCGCGAGCGGGTCCGCCAGATCGAGCGCGAGACCATGGCGAAGCTGCGCGACCCGCAGCGTGCCGACGCCCTGCGCGACTACCTGGCCTAG
- a CDS encoding carbohydrate kinase family protein: protein MPDVVVVGDLATDVVVLLDGAPAPGSDRPAAIRSHGGGAGANVAVHLARLGTPVTFAACVGDDAAGTGLVAELAAAGVTPAVRTVAGAASGTIVSLVEPGGQRSMLADRGANLALGAADVPVPRRHLHLSGYTLFAPGPRAAGLAALAAARAAGCTVSVDPASTGPLAARGVDRWLADTAAATLVLPNADEARLLTGCADPATAARALAARHAGAVVTLGADGALWAAGDVLVHRPAHAVEVVDTTGAGDAFTAGFLSVWLADRNPVRALEAGLTQAAVVVARPGAR from the coding sequence GTGCCCGACGTCGTGGTGGTCGGCGACCTGGCCACCGACGTCGTCGTGCTCCTCGACGGCGCCCCGGCGCCCGGCTCGGACCGGCCGGCCGCCATCCGGAGCCACGGTGGAGGCGCCGGGGCGAACGTCGCCGTCCACCTGGCCCGGCTGGGCACGCCGGTCACCTTCGCCGCATGCGTGGGGGACGACGCCGCCGGGACCGGTCTGGTGGCCGAGCTGGCCGCCGCGGGGGTGACCCCGGCCGTGCGCACCGTCGCGGGTGCGGCCTCCGGCACGATCGTCAGCCTGGTCGAGCCCGGCGGGCAGCGCAGCATGCTGGCCGACCGCGGCGCCAACCTCGCGCTGGGGGCAGCAGACGTGCCGGTGCCTCGCCGCCACCTGCACCTGTCCGGCTACACCCTCTTCGCGCCCGGCCCGCGCGCCGCCGGGCTGGCCGCGCTGGCCGCCGCCCGCGCGGCCGGGTGCACCGTCTCGGTGGACCCGGCGTCCACCGGCCCGCTGGCCGCTCGCGGCGTCGACCGGTGGCTGGCCGACACGGCGGCGGCCACGCTGGTGCTGCCCAACGCGGACGAGGCGCGGCTGCTCACCGGCTGCGCCGACCCGGCGACGGCCGCCCGCGCGCTCGCGGCCCGCCACGCGGGAGCCGTCGTGACGCTGGGCGCCGACGGCGCGCTGTGGGCCGCGGGCGACGTGCTGGTGCACCGCCCGGCGCACGCGGTGGAGGTGGTCGACACGACCGGGGCCGGCGACGCCTTCACCGCCGGGTTCCTGTCGGTCTGGCTGGCCGACCGGAACCCGGTGCGGGCGCTGGAGGCGGGCCTGACCCAGGCGGCGGTCGTGGTCGCCCGGCCGGGCGCCCGCTGA
- a CDS encoding pseudouridine-5'-phosphate glycosidase, whose amino-acid sequence MLPSRPGPPAVLPSPAPVLSSEVADALTTGRPVVALESTLLAHGLPRPDNRAAADEVEAAVRAGGAVPATIAVLDGVPHVGLTAEQVDRVCADPDLDKLAVRDLPVALALGRSGATTVSSTALLAAAAGIGVFATGGLGGVHREAADTFDESADLTTLSRTPLLVVCAGVKSILDVPATLERMESLSVTVVGYRTTTFPGFYIADSGSTVDWAVSSPEEAAAVLAARRGLAPGGVVVANPLPDDEQLDPGLHDRVIADALAAAAQAGVRGKAVTPFVLDHLHRVSEGATLAVNVRLVLRNAELAGRIAAALAAVPR is encoded by the coding sequence GTGCTGCCCTCCCGCCCCGGTCCGCCCGCCGTCCTGCCCTCCCCGGCGCCCGTGCTGTCCTCCGAGGTCGCCGACGCGCTGACCACCGGCCGGCCGGTCGTGGCGTTGGAGAGCACGCTGCTCGCCCACGGCCTGCCCCGGCCGGACAACCGCGCCGCGGCCGACGAGGTGGAGGCGGCCGTGCGCGCCGGCGGGGCGGTCCCCGCGACCATCGCCGTCCTGGACGGCGTCCCGCACGTCGGCCTGACCGCGGAGCAGGTCGACCGGGTGTGCGCCGACCCGGACCTGGACAAGCTCGCCGTCCGCGACCTGCCGGTCGCCCTGGCACTGGGCCGCAGCGGGGCGACGACGGTCTCGAGCACCGCGCTGCTGGCCGCCGCCGCCGGCATCGGCGTGTTCGCCACCGGCGGGCTCGGCGGCGTGCACCGGGAGGCGGCCGACACCTTCGACGAGTCCGCCGACCTCACCACGCTGTCGCGCACCCCGCTGCTGGTGGTGTGTGCCGGGGTGAAGTCGATCCTCGACGTGCCCGCGACGCTGGAGCGGATGGAGTCGCTGTCGGTCACCGTGGTCGGTTACCGGACGACGACCTTCCCCGGCTTCTACATCGCCGACTCCGGCTCGACGGTGGACTGGGCGGTGTCCTCGCCGGAGGAGGCCGCCGCCGTCCTCGCCGCGCGGCGCGGCCTGGCCCCCGGCGGCGTGGTGGTGGCCAACCCGCTGCCCGACGACGAGCAGCTGGACCCCGGGCTGCACGACCGGGTGATCGCCGACGCGCTGGCCGCGGCCGCGCAGGCCGGGGTGCGCGGCAAGGCCGTGACGCCGTTCGTGCTCGACCACCTGCACCGGGTCAGCGAGGGCGCCACGCTGGCGGTCAACGTCCGGCTGGTGCTGCGCAACGCCGAGCTGGCCGGCCGGATCGCCGCGGCCCTGGCCGCCGTCCCCCGCTGA
- a CDS encoding IS5-like element ISGeob1 family transposase codes for MSSRTEVVGVSDPVSYTAVLPVRESTVLFVSGLLAAERRRRGTRGRRRALGCCRQAVLVLRWFLDGTRLAQLAVDNRIGRSTAYRYLHKGIDVLATAAPGLRGALLAARAAGHAHVTVDGTLIRTDRCHTPGPTARGDRPERRVDLWWSGKHTAHGGNVQVIAAPDGWPLWTSAVRPGREHDTTALRAHAQALPLLAEWTDQVHAVLADLGYEGERAALTTPIKHRAGHRLTADQHTVNLLHAATRAPAERGNSLLKTTFKALRRVSLCPWRIGASTAAALVLLHREHDRTT; via the coding sequence ATGTCCAGCCGCACCGAGGTCGTGGGCGTGTCCGATCCTGTCAGCTACACCGCCGTGCTCCCGGTCAGGGAGTCCACCGTGTTGTTTGTGTCCGGTCTGCTGGCCGCTGAGCGCCGTCGCCGAGGCACGCGAGGCCGGCGGCGGGCGCTGGGCTGCTGCCGGCAGGCGGTGCTGGTGCTGCGCTGGTTTCTCGACGGCACCCGGCTGGCCCAGCTGGCCGTCGACAACCGGATCGGCCGCTCGACGGCCTACCGGTATCTGCACAAGGGCATCGACGTCCTCGCCACGGCGGCACCGGGGCTGCGCGGAGCGCTGCTGGCCGCCCGCGCCGCCGGGCATGCGCACGTCACCGTGGACGGCACCCTGATCCGCACCGACCGCTGCCATACCCCGGGTCCGACCGCACGCGGCGACCGGCCGGAGCGGCGGGTGGACCTGTGGTGGTCGGGCAAGCACACCGCCCACGGCGGCAACGTGCAGGTCATCGCCGCCCCGGACGGCTGGCCGCTGTGGACGTCTGCGGTCCGGCCTGGCCGCGAGCACGACACCACCGCGCTGCGCGCCCACGCCCAGGCGCTGCCGCTGCTGGCCGAGTGGACCGACCAGGTCCACGCTGTGCTGGCCGACCTGGGCTACGAAGGCGAGCGGGCGGCGCTGACCACGCCGATCAAGCACCGCGCCGGTCATCGGTTGACCGCCGACCAGCACACCGTCAATCTGCTGCACGCGGCCACCCGGGCGCCGGCCGAACGCGGCAACTCGCTGCTCAAGACCACCTTCAAGGCGCTGCGCCGGGTCAGCCTCTGCCCCTGGCGCATCGGCGCCAGCACCGCCGCCGCCCTTGTCCTGCTGCACCGTGAGCACGACCGGACCACATGA